A window of Rubricoccus marinus contains these coding sequences:
- a CDS encoding choice-of-anchor Q domain-containing protein gives MRPFYRLFGALAFLLTAPLATAATITVNTLNDELNNDGDCSLREAIVSANTNASVDACASGASGRDNISFSITSTPTPALLMLTQQAMEVTEDLTINSGLGGGVTVVIDGADTYRIFAVTGGRFVLQNTVIQNARAERGAGIYIASGAEFSADDCVFRDNVATGVEATDGGAAVYNDGGDVTLVGVSLTGNAASGMSGSGGAVLNNAGTLTITESAFRDNSASRAGGAIEAAGASRTTITDTNFASNSAGSNPGNGGAFHISATGSATITGGVVNNNVATREGGGFWNNTGTMTITGTRFVGNVASGAAGDDGGGALFNNGGTMNVEGITAEGNVANGASGSGGGLMTLGGTLNVRASTLLGNVANRAGAGIESAGATTTVTGGMINGNVIPAASAAPGNGGGIHAGGGTLTIEGATLSGNQATEGGGVWASGGLVIRSSGGTATTISGNIGRGDDATNGGGGVYAETGADATIDGATISANQASGASGSGGGVFVASGASMDINGGTIADNRANRAGAGIENAGGDMIITGVTVLSNIIPAASAAPGNGGGLHAGGGSVTIRGGVFRSNEATEGGGLWSNGTLVIELTGGDSGDQTVIASNIGRGPAADNGGGGVYVESGGEASITSAVIEMNRASGASGSGGGILVASGASATVTGGSIRQNTANRAGAGVENAGGTMQMVNVSVRENVIPAATAAPGNGGGLHSGGGMITIRGGDFTANEATEGGGLWSNGTLVVGDEDDDAATTMITQNIGRGDDATNGGGGVYAETGGDIRLYDAMITDNVASGASGSGGGIFVADESIVVMNRGTVSGNRANRAGAGIEVADDGNSTAKTALVLTNVTVSDNSIATAAPGNGGGIHIGGSGVATIRSSTISGNTAREGAGVWVAGAGALDIALSTVSGNAATEDGGGLYDNGGDSSAEIMLQDVTVALNTAGGNGGGLLSESTDGASYTFANSIIGANTAASGADCFGMFESGGYNLIQNTSGCTINGETDTNVTGMSPMLGDLADNGGFTMTHLPMEGSPAVNAGSSSFDVDQRGFMRSVGQTDIGSVERGSMPVAGEEGPIALATDFSLLPTRPNPARGQATIAYTVAESAPVRVEMYNVLGQLVQTVYDGMGEAGSEQTISVDASRLAPGTYIVRLQSGDQQATRRMTVVR, from the coding sequence ATGCGACCATTCTACAGACTCTTCGGCGCCTTAGCGTTTCTCCTTACCGCGCCTCTGGCGACCGCGGCCACGATCACCGTCAACACGCTCAACGATGAGTTGAACAACGACGGTGATTGCTCCCTTCGTGAGGCCATCGTCTCTGCCAACACCAATGCCTCTGTGGACGCCTGCGCCTCTGGCGCCAGCGGCCGGGACAACATCTCGTTCTCGATTACGTCCACGCCCACGCCTGCACTTCTGATGCTGACGCAGCAGGCGATGGAGGTGACGGAGGATCTAACAATCAACTCTGGATTGGGCGGAGGGGTCACGGTCGTCATCGATGGTGCGGACACCTACCGGATCTTCGCTGTAACGGGTGGGCGGTTCGTTCTCCAGAACACCGTTATCCAAAACGCTCGCGCCGAACGCGGAGCAGGCATCTACATCGCCTCTGGAGCCGAATTTTCCGCAGACGACTGCGTATTCCGCGACAATGTCGCCACGGGTGTTGAGGCAACCGATGGAGGAGCAGCTGTATACAACGATGGCGGAGACGTCACGCTGGTTGGCGTCTCCCTCACCGGCAACGCTGCCTCTGGCATGAGCGGTTCAGGCGGTGCTGTACTCAACAACGCAGGCACGCTGACCATCACTGAAAGCGCTTTTAGAGACAACTCGGCCAGCCGTGCTGGTGGCGCTATCGAGGCCGCAGGTGCAAGCAGGACAACGATCACCGATACGAACTTTGCCAGCAACTCTGCGGGCTCCAACCCCGGAAACGGCGGCGCCTTCCACATCTCCGCGACCGGATCGGCAACGATCACCGGCGGCGTGGTGAACAACAACGTCGCCACCCGCGAGGGCGGCGGCTTCTGGAACAACACCGGCACGATGACCATCACCGGCACGCGCTTCGTGGGCAATGTGGCCTCTGGCGCAGCCGGTGACGACGGCGGCGGCGCGCTGTTCAACAACGGCGGTACGATGAACGTAGAGGGCATCACCGCCGAAGGCAACGTGGCCAACGGCGCCAGCGGCTCCGGTGGCGGTCTGATGACGCTCGGCGGCACGCTGAACGTCCGCGCGTCAACCCTTCTCGGCAACGTGGCCAACCGCGCAGGCGCCGGCATCGAAAGCGCAGGCGCGACCACCACGGTCACCGGCGGCATGATCAACGGCAACGTGATTCCCGCCGCGAGCGCAGCCCCCGGCAACGGCGGCGGCATCCACGCAGGCGGGGGTACGCTCACGATTGAGGGCGCGACGCTCTCCGGCAACCAGGCCACCGAAGGCGGTGGCGTGTGGGCCAGCGGCGGGCTCGTCATCCGCTCCTCTGGCGGCACGGCGACGACGATCTCAGGCAACATCGGCCGCGGCGACGACGCGACCAACGGCGGCGGCGGCGTGTACGCCGAGACCGGCGCCGACGCGACGATCGACGGCGCGACGATCTCCGCCAACCAGGCCTCTGGCGCCAGCGGCTCCGGTGGCGGCGTGTTCGTCGCCAGCGGCGCCTCTATGGACATCAACGGAGGCACCATCGCCGACAACCGGGCCAACCGCGCTGGCGCTGGCATCGAGAACGCAGGCGGTGACATGATCATCACCGGCGTGACGGTTCTGAGCAACATCATCCCCGCCGCGAGCGCGGCCCCCGGCAACGGTGGCGGTCTCCACGCGGGTGGCGGCTCGGTCACCATCCGAGGCGGCGTGTTCCGCAGCAACGAGGCCACCGAAGGCGGCGGCCTGTGGAGCAACGGCACGCTCGTCATCGAACTCACCGGCGGCGACTCCGGGGACCAGACGGTGATCGCGTCCAACATCGGGCGCGGCCCCGCAGCCGACAACGGCGGCGGCGGTGTCTACGTCGAGAGCGGAGGCGAGGCCTCCATCACGAGCGCGGTCATCGAGATGAACCGGGCCTCTGGCGCCAGCGGCTCCGGCGGCGGCATCCTCGTCGCCAGCGGCGCCTCGGCGACCGTGACCGGCGGCAGCATCCGCCAGAACACGGCCAACCGTGCGGGCGCCGGCGTCGAGAACGCGGGCGGCACCATGCAGATGGTCAACGTCAGCGTGCGCGAGAACGTCATTCCCGCTGCGACGGCGGCCCCCGGCAACGGCGGCGGCTTGCACAGTGGTGGTGGCATGATCACGATCCGCGGCGGTGACTTCACGGCCAACGAGGCCACCGAAGGGGGTGGGCTCTGGAGCAACGGCACGCTCGTCGTCGGTGACGAGGACGACGACGCCGCTACGACGATGATCACGCAGAACATCGGCCGTGGCGACGACGCCACGAACGGTGGCGGTGGCGTCTACGCCGAGACCGGCGGCGACATCCGCCTCTACGACGCGATGATCACGGATAACGTGGCCTCTGGCGCCAGCGGCTCCGGCGGCGGCATCTTCGTCGCCGACGAGAGCATCGTGGTCATGAACCGCGGGACCGTCAGCGGCAACCGCGCCAACCGGGCCGGTGCCGGGATCGAGGTGGCCGATGACGGCAACTCGACCGCTAAAACGGCGCTCGTGCTCACCAACGTGACCGTGAGCGACAACAGCATTGCGACGGCGGCCCCCGGCAACGGCGGCGGCATCCACATCGGAGGCTCCGGCGTCGCGACGATCCGTAGCTCGACGATCTCTGGCAACACGGCCCGCGAGGGCGCTGGCGTCTGGGTTGCAGGCGCAGGCGCGCTTGATATCGCGCTCTCGACCGTCAGCGGCAACGCGGCGACCGAGGACGGAGGTGGTCTCTACGACAACGGAGGCGACTCCAGCGCGGAAATTATGCTTCAGGACGTCACGGTCGCGCTCAACACCGCCGGTGGTAACGGCGGCGGGCTCCTCTCCGAGAGCACCGACGGCGCGAGCTACACGTTCGCCAACAGCATCATCGGCGCCAACACGGCGGCCTCTGGCGCGGACTGCTTTGGCATGTTCGAGTCGGGTGGCTACAACCTGATCCAGAACACCTCCGGCTGCACCATCAACGGCGAGACGGACACCAACGTGACGGGCATGAGCCCGATGCTCGGTGACCTCGCGGACAACGGCGGGTTCACGATGACGCACCTTCCGATGGAGGGCAGCCCAGCCGTGAACGCGGGCAGCAGCTCATTCGACGTGGATCAGCGCGGCTTCATGCGCAGCGTTGGCCAGACCGATATCGGCTCTGTCGAGCGCGGCTCGATGCCGGTCGCAGGCGAGGAAGGCCCGATCGCGCTTGCGACGGACTTCTCCCTTCTGCCTACGCGCCCAAACCCGGCGCGCGGACAGGCGACGATCGCGTACACCGTTGCCGAATCGGCTCCGGTCCGCGTGGAGATGTACAACGTGCTCGGCCAGCTTGTCCAGACCGTCTACGACGGCATGGGCGAAGCGGGCTCTGAGCAGACGATCTCGGTGGACGCCTCGCGCCTCGCGCCCGGCACCTACATCGTGCGTCTTCAGAGCGGCGACCAGCAGGCGACCCGTCGCATGACGGTCGTCCGCTAG
- the uvrA gene encoding excinuclease ABC subunit UvrA — MATKKAAPKPKTTKAASGAKAAKKKPAKASAASGAKTKAAAATSAKASATTKKAASRKAAPKKATAAKGAKSKSAAKTTAPASPTRSRDRKVSGSASGAAKRFVGRDLVVKGARQHNLKGFDLTIPKKQLVVVTGPSGSGKSSLVFDTIYAEGQRRYVESLSAYARQFLDRMDKPDVEMITGLAPAIAIEQQNGTKNPRSTVATQTEVYDYLRLLYARIGTTFSPASGEVVTKDSPRSVADEVQAALESGTRFYLAFSVPQHKGAKKAQELAALLARGFARLVALPTETQAKKGAAPEVIDMLETPPEEVKTPLARLLVLVDRLVAKPGDESVTNRIADSVEQAFREGEERTVVITVPKEGRYERLDFSALFERDGLTFEEPTPQLFSFNSPLGACPTCQGFGRVPGLSPELIIPNPDLTLRQGALAPFRTEAWGKHQKELVRIARKEGIDLDLPYQLLPQAHKDLVWAGKGDYIGLTGFFRFLERKSYKMHYRIYAARFRGYTRCPECNGYRVRPAGLNVKIEGPKIGAAPEASGGTEWMHIGEACELTTADARLFFDGLVLSEHQKEVAGRVLEEVQKRLGYLVEVGLDYLSLDRLAMTLSGGETQRINLATSLGSSLVGSLYVLDEPTIGLHPRDNDRLIAILEGLRDIGNTVLVVEHDEQMMRRADQIVDIGPGSGVHGGNVIFQGTFEEALEDEGSLTGAYLSGRKSIPVPEQRREADDERQITVRGARSHNLKRLDVSFPLDMITVVTGVSGSGKSTLVHDTLYTGLARLKGSEASGVGSHDSIEGAALVDSVEMIDQSPIGKSPRSNPVTYVKAFDAIRDLLASTHQAKIRGYRAGTFSFNVPGGRCEVCQGDGVVQVEMQFLADLYLECEACHGKRFKQDVLEIRFQGKNIADMLDMTIDEAVDFFAGQKRIEKKLAVLQEVGLGYLTLGQPANTLSGGEAQRVKLAAHLGKRHFGHTLYVFDEPTTGLHFDDIAKLLRAFNALVEAGHSVILIEHNLDVIKAADWVIDIGPEGGRRGGFVVAEGTPEAVAKHDTSHTARFLRDIL; from the coding sequence ATGGCGACGAAGAAAGCGGCTCCCAAACCCAAGACCACGAAGGCAGCCTCTGGCGCGAAGGCGGCCAAGAAGAAGCCCGCGAAGGCAAGCGCGGCCTCTGGCGCCAAGACGAAAGCCGCTGCGGCGACGTCAGCCAAGGCCTCTGCCACGACGAAGAAAGCGGCGTCCAGGAAGGCCGCACCCAAAAAGGCCACCGCTGCTAAAGGTGCGAAGTCCAAGAGCGCGGCCAAGACCACAGCGCCCGCCTCTCCCACCCGTAGCCGTGACCGCAAAGTCAGCGGCTCGGCCTCTGGCGCCGCCAAGCGCTTCGTGGGGCGGGACCTCGTGGTCAAAGGCGCGCGGCAGCACAACCTGAAGGGCTTCGACCTCACGATCCCCAAGAAGCAGCTCGTCGTGGTCACCGGGCCGTCGGGGTCCGGCAAGTCCTCGCTCGTCTTCGACACCATCTACGCCGAGGGGCAGCGGCGCTACGTCGAGTCTTTGAGCGCGTACGCGCGGCAGTTCCTGGACCGGATGGACAAGCCGGACGTGGAGATGATCACGGGCCTCGCGCCCGCCATCGCGATCGAGCAGCAGAACGGGACCAAGAACCCGCGCTCGACGGTCGCGACCCAGACCGAGGTCTACGACTACCTCCGGCTCCTCTACGCCCGCATCGGGACCACGTTTTCGCCCGCCTCTGGCGAGGTGGTCACCAAAGACAGCCCGCGCTCGGTCGCCGACGAAGTGCAGGCGGCGCTAGAGTCCGGGACGCGGTTCTATCTCGCCTTTTCCGTTCCGCAGCACAAAGGCGCGAAAAAGGCCCAGGAGCTGGCGGCGCTTCTCGCCAGAGGCTTCGCCCGCCTCGTCGCGCTGCCGACCGAGACGCAGGCGAAAAAGGGCGCGGCGCCAGAGGTCATCGACATGCTGGAAACGCCGCCAGAGGAGGTGAAGACGCCTCTGGCGCGGCTGCTCGTGCTCGTGGACCGGCTGGTCGCGAAGCCCGGCGACGAATCGGTCACGAACCGCATCGCGGACAGCGTGGAGCAGGCGTTCCGCGAGGGCGAGGAGCGCACGGTCGTGATCACGGTGCCCAAAGAGGGGCGCTACGAGCGGCTCGACTTCTCGGCTCTGTTCGAGCGCGACGGCCTCACGTTCGAGGAGCCCACGCCGCAGCTCTTCTCGTTCAACTCCCCGCTCGGCGCGTGCCCCACGTGCCAGGGCTTCGGGCGCGTCCCCGGCCTCTCGCCGGAGCTCATCATCCCCAACCCGGACCTCACGTTGCGCCAGGGTGCGCTCGCGCCGTTCAGGACCGAGGCGTGGGGCAAGCACCAGAAAGAGCTCGTCCGCATCGCGCGGAAAGAAGGCATCGACCTGGACCTCCCCTACCAACTGCTTCCGCAGGCGCACAAGGATCTCGTCTGGGCCGGAAAAGGCGACTACATCGGGCTCACGGGCTTTTTCCGCTTTCTGGAACGGAAGAGCTACAAGATGCACTACCGCATCTACGCCGCCCGCTTCCGCGGCTACACCCGCTGCCCGGAGTGCAACGGCTACCGCGTGCGCCCCGCCGGGCTCAACGTCAAGATCGAAGGCCCGAAGATCGGCGCGGCGCCAGAGGCCTCTGGCGGGACCGAGTGGATGCACATCGGCGAGGCGTGCGAGCTGACGACCGCCGACGCGCGGCTGTTCTTCGACGGGCTCGTGCTGAGCGAGCACCAGAAGGAGGTCGCGGGCCGCGTGCTGGAAGAGGTGCAGAAGCGGCTGGGCTACTTGGTGGAAGTCGGCCTGGACTACCTCTCGCTGGACCGGCTCGCCATGACGCTCTCGGGCGGCGAGACGCAGCGCATCAACCTCGCGACGAGTCTCGGCTCCTCGCTCGTCGGCAGCCTCTACGTGCTGGACGAGCCGACCATTGGTCTGCACCCGCGCGACAACGACCGGCTCATCGCCATCCTCGAAGGCCTGCGTGACATTGGCAACACGGTTCTCGTGGTGGAGCACGACGAGCAGATGATGCGCCGCGCCGATCAGATCGTGGACATCGGTCCAGGAAGCGGCGTCCACGGGGGCAACGTGATCTTCCAGGGCACCTTTGAAGAGGCGCTGGAGGACGAGGGCTCGCTGACCGGCGCGTACCTCTCGGGACGGAAGAGCATCCCCGTTCCAGAACAGCGCCGCGAGGCCGACGACGAGCGCCAGATCACGGTCCGCGGCGCGCGTTCGCACAACCTAAAGCGTCTGGACGTCTCGTTCCCGCTCGACATGATCACGGTCGTGACCGGCGTCTCGGGGTCCGGGAAGAGCACGCTCGTGCACGACACGCTCTACACCGGCCTCGCCCGGCTCAAGGGCTCCGAGGCCTCTGGCGTCGGCTCCCACGATTCCATCGAGGGCGCGGCGCTCGTGGACTCGGTCGAGATGATCGACCAGTCGCCGATCGGCAAGAGCCCGCGGTCCAACCCCGTCACCTACGTCAAGGCGTTCGACGCCATCCGTGACCTGCTCGCGAGCACGCACCAGGCCAAGATCCGCGGCTACCGCGCCGGCACGTTCTCGTTCAACGTGCCCGGCGGGCGCTGCGAGGTCTGCCAGGGCGACGGCGTGGTGCAGGTGGAGATGCAGTTCCTGGCCGACCTCTACCTGGAGTGCGAGGCGTGCCACGGCAAGCGCTTCAAGCAGGACGTGCTGGAGATCCGGTTCCAGGGCAAGAACATCGCGGACATGCTGGACATGACCATCGATGAGGCCGTGGACTTTTTCGCGGGCCAGAAGCGGATCGAGAAAAAGCTGGCGGTCCTCCAAGAGGTCGGGCTGGGCTACCTCACGTTGGGGCAGCCTGCCAACACGCTTTCGGGCGGCGAGGCGCAGCGCGTCAAGCTGGCAGCGCACCTCGGCAAGCGGCACTTCGGGCACACGCTCTACGTGTTCGACGAGCCCACGACCGGGCTGCACTTCGACGACATCGCCAAGCTGCTCCGCGCGTTCAACGCGCTCGTGGAGGCGGGCCACTCGGTCATCCTTATCGAACACAACCTGGACGTGATCAAAGCGGCCGACTGGGTGATCGACATCGGCCCCGAAGGCGGGCGCCGCGGCGGCTTCGTCGTCGCCGAGGGCACGCCAGAGGCCGTCGCCAAGCACGACACGAGCCACACGGCCCGCTTCCTGCGCGACATTCTGTAG
- a CDS encoding right-handed parallel beta-helix repeat-containing protein — protein sequence MRPLYSFLGVLVLLLVITPLASAATIIVTTLDDELNSDGDCSLREAIAAANTDALVDDCTAGSGNFDAIRFDQPAPLTIALTLGPLEITTDVVIHGGQQDDSTVTLRSDGTRRIFYITSGRLAISDLTLRDGRAVRGAAVYVSPGARFVCNRSIVRNNEATGTSSTDGGGAIYNDGGDVIVANSTLEQNAASGESGSGGAVFNNGGTLTVESSDFIRNTAMRAGGAIESAGASTTTMRFADFVRNEAQSNPGNGGAFHISSNGSATIREGVVSGNIASREGGGFWNGTGTMEIDDTRFENNEARGDEADDGGGAIFNNGGTLSISGVTATGNTASGASGSGGALMSVGGTMTVFSPTITGNRANRAGAGIESAGGMITIVRGTISENVIPAETASPGNGGGIHAGGGTLTIEGTTIADNQATEGGGVWSNGDLIIRASGGTSSIISGNVGRGDEATNGGGGVYVETGGDALIARSEIFSNAASGASGSGGGLFVARGAVATLDNVFVDNNAANRAGAGIENAGGEVLLIQTMLTSNAIPAATANPGNGGGLHSGGGTVTIRGGEIVANQATEGGGLWSSGVLVVELSGSGPSITQPDISANDARGAAADNGGGGVYMESGGEGFITGAVLLTNRALGASGSGGALFVAKGATLTVTDTELRENQANRAGAGIENAGGTVHLINTSVVSNVIPEESAAPGNGGGLHSGGGTVTVRAGFFANNHATEGGGLWTSGVLRILNPDDEPFPTVINTNYGRGDDATNGGGGIYAETGADVLIRNALITNNRASGAGGSGGGIFVADESVVQLQRVTVSDNRANRAGGGIEVADDGALAGKTALVLTDVTVSDNLIDDAAPGNGGGIHVGGSGVATIRTSTISGNTAREGAGVWVAGTGALDIALATVSGNDATENGGGIYDNGGASSADISLQSVTVVTNTSGGNGGGLYSQSDDGASFTFANSIIASNGAVSGGDCFGTFASGGFNLIGARGECSIVGAISTDVTDLDPMLENLADNGGPTRTHLPMDGSPAIDSGRSVFSLDQRGFLRNVGQADIGSVERGAQAVPNEEVPAFIETDFALLPTRPNPVRSQATIAYTVATAASVRVELYNVLGQLVQTVYDGIGEAGTEQTVPLNTSRLAPGVYVIRLQSQDQQATQRITIIR from the coding sequence ATGAGGCCTCTCTACTCTTTCCTGGGCGTCCTCGTCCTTCTACTCGTCATCACGCCTCTAGCGTCTGCCGCGACGATCATCGTCACCACGCTAGATGACGAACTCAATAGCGACGGGGACTGCTCTCTGCGCGAGGCGATCGCGGCAGCCAATACCGATGCCCTTGTTGATGACTGCACGGCGGGAAGTGGCAACTTCGACGCCATCCGGTTCGATCAACCGGCCCCTCTCACCATCGCCCTCACTTTGGGACCGCTAGAAATAACGACGGACGTTGTCATCCATGGGGGGCAGCAGGATGACTCGACCGTCACCCTTCGTTCCGACGGCACCCGACGCATCTTTTACATCACATCAGGTCGTCTGGCGATCTCGGATCTCACCCTTCGCGACGGTCGAGCAGTACGCGGCGCAGCGGTGTATGTCTCACCGGGTGCTCGCTTCGTTTGTAACAGGTCCATTGTTCGCAACAACGAGGCCACAGGCACATCGTCCACGGACGGTGGCGGTGCCATTTACAACGACGGCGGTGACGTCATCGTCGCCAATTCGACGCTGGAGCAGAACGCGGCCTCTGGCGAGAGCGGTTCTGGCGGCGCTGTATTCAACAACGGTGGAACGTTGACCGTGGAGTCGTCTGACTTCATCCGCAACACCGCGATGCGCGCGGGAGGCGCGATCGAGTCCGCAGGCGCGAGCACGACGACGATGAGGTTCGCGGATTTCGTCCGGAACGAGGCGCAATCGAATCCCGGCAATGGTGGGGCGTTTCACATCTCGTCGAATGGGTCGGCTACCATCCGCGAGGGCGTTGTTTCGGGAAACATCGCCTCACGGGAGGGAGGCGGCTTCTGGAACGGCACCGGCACGATGGAGATCGACGACACCCGGTTCGAGAACAACGAGGCTCGGGGAGATGAAGCGGATGACGGCGGCGGTGCCATTTTCAACAACGGCGGTACGCTGTCGATCTCAGGCGTCACTGCCACAGGCAACACCGCCTCTGGCGCTAGCGGCTCCGGCGGCGCTTTGATGTCGGTCGGTGGGACCATGACCGTCTTCTCGCCGACGATCACGGGCAACCGTGCCAACCGCGCCGGAGCTGGCATTGAAAGTGCGGGCGGAATGATCACAATCGTGCGCGGCACGATCTCTGAGAACGTGATCCCTGCTGAGACGGCGTCGCCTGGCAACGGCGGTGGCATCCACGCGGGCGGAGGCACGCTCACAATCGAAGGCACTACCATCGCAGATAATCAGGCCACTGAAGGGGGCGGCGTGTGGTCTAATGGTGACCTCATTATCCGCGCGTCTGGTGGCACCAGCTCCATCATCTCCGGAAACGTGGGACGCGGCGACGAGGCTACGAATGGCGGCGGGGGTGTCTACGTCGAGACGGGCGGCGACGCGCTAATCGCCCGCTCGGAGATTTTCAGCAACGCGGCCTCTGGCGCTAGCGGCTCGGGCGGCGGCCTCTTTGTCGCCAGAGGCGCCGTGGCCACCCTCGACAACGTTTTTGTTGACAACAACGCGGCTAATCGCGCGGGCGCGGGCATCGAGAATGCGGGGGGCGAGGTGCTCCTCATTCAAACGATGCTCACCTCGAACGCCATTCCTGCTGCGACGGCCAACCCCGGCAATGGTGGAGGGCTTCACAGCGGCGGTGGGACGGTGACGATCCGCGGAGGTGAGATTGTTGCTAACCAGGCGACAGAAGGCGGTGGCCTGTGGAGCAGTGGCGTGCTCGTGGTCGAACTGAGCGGTAGTGGTCCCTCCATCACGCAGCCGGATATTTCCGCGAACGACGCTCGGGGTGCTGCGGCGGACAACGGAGGTGGCGGTGTGTACATGGAGAGCGGCGGCGAGGGCTTCATCACAGGCGCAGTCCTTCTCACCAACCGCGCTTTGGGCGCCAGCGGCTCTGGCGGCGCCCTCTTCGTCGCCAAGGGCGCGACGCTCACGGTGACCGACACCGAACTCCGAGAAAACCAGGCCAACCGCGCGGGTGCAGGCATCGAGAACGCAGGCGGGACGGTCCATCTCATCAACACGAGCGTGGTCTCGAACGTGATTCCTGAGGAGAGCGCGGCACCCGGCAACGGAGGAGGGCTGCACAGCGGAGGCGGCACGGTCACCGTCCGTGCCGGGTTCTTCGCCAACAACCACGCCACCGAAGGCGGCGGCCTGTGGACCAGCGGCGTGCTTCGCATCCTCAACCCAGATGATGAGCCGTTCCCAACGGTCATCAACACGAACTACGGCCGGGGCGACGACGCCACAAACGGCGGTGGCGGCATCTACGCCGAGACGGGCGCCGATGTGCTCATCAGGAATGCGCTGATCACGAACAACCGGGCCTCTGGCGCCGGCGGCTCCGGCGGCGGCATCTTCGTAGCCGATGAGAGCGTGGTCCAACTACAACGCGTCACCGTCTCGGACAATCGTGCCAACCGCGCCGGTGGTGGCATTGAGGTCGCCGACGACGGCGCGCTCGCAGGTAAAACGGCCCTCGTGCTCACGGACGTGACAGTAAGCGACAACCTTATCGATGATGCAGCCCCTGGAAACGGCGGAGGGATCCACGTCGGCGGCTCCGGTGTGGCGACGATCCGCACCTCAACGATCTCTGGCAACACCGCCCGCGAGGGTGCGGGTGTGTGGGTTGCGGGCACCGGCGCACTCGATATCGCGCTAGCGACCGTCAGTGGCAACGACGCGACCGAGAATGGTGGCGGCATCTATGACAACGGGGGCGCATCCAGTGCCGACATCTCGTTGCAAAGCGTGACGGTCGTAACGAACACATCGGGCGGCAACGGCGGCGGCCTGTACTCGCAGAGCGATGACGGGGCCAGCTTCACGTTCGCGAACAGCATCATCGCAAGCAACGGAGCCGTTTCAGGCGGAGATTGCTTCGGTACGTTCGCCTCTGGCGGGTTCAACCTTATCGGGGCGAGGGGTGAGTGCAGCATTGTAGGCGCGATAAGCACCGACGTGACGGATCTCGACCCGATGCTCGAGAACCTCGCGGACAATGGCGGGCCAACGCGTACGCATCTTCCAATGGACGGCAGCCCGGCCATTGACTCAGGACGGAGTGTGTTCAGTCTGGACCAGCGTGGCTTCCTCCGAAACGTCGGCCAGGCCGATATCGGCTCAGTCGAGCGCGGCGCGCAGGCCGTTCCTAACGAGGAAGTCCCTGCTTTCATTGAGACGGACTTCGCGCTACTGCCGACGCGCCCGAACCCGGTGCGCAGCCAAGCGACCATCGCGTACACCGTTGCCACGGCGGCGTCGGTCCGTGTGGAGCTCTACAACGTGCTCGGCCAACTCGTCCAGACCGTCTACGACGGAATAGGTGAGGCTGGCACGGAGCAGACCGTTCCGCTCAACACGTCGCGCCTCGCTCCTGGCGTGTATGTGATCCGTCTGCAGAGCCAGGATCAGCAGGCGACGCAGCGGATCACGATCATCCGCTAA